The sequence below is a genomic window from Chloroflexota bacterium.
CATGGCCTGGAACCAGGCCGGCTATCGGTCTTTCCTGCGGCTGCAGGGGAAATTGGGCCCTGAGATCCAGACTGCCTGGGTGGAAGGTGTGTACGACGCCGTGGACATTGTGCCTGCCCTGCGCTACTACGCCGAGAAGGGCTATGACCTGATCATCGGACACGGCTTCCAATTCCAGGAGCCGATCAAAGAAGTGGCTCCAGATTACCCCAACGTGAGTTTTCTCATCACGGCTGGTTGGGAAGCCGCGCCTAACTTCTCCTTCTGCGACGTGCGCACTGACCAGACGGGCTATCTGGAGGGTGTGTTAGCCGCTAAGATGTCCAAGACCGGCAAAATCGGCTACGTCGCCGGGCTCGAGGTGGCCGAACTGGCTCGCTTTGCCAAGGGCTACGAATTGGGAGCCAAGTCGGTCAACCCGAACATCGAAATCCATAAGGTCTATACTGGGCACTTCCATGACGTGGCCGGAGCCAAGGAGACGGCCATCAGCCTGGCCAATGCTGGGGTAGATGTCATCGCTACGATGGGCGATGGCGTGGTGCTAGGCACCATAGCCGGATGCAAAGAGAAGAAGGTGTTTTGCCTCGGCAATGGCGCGGACGCCCGAGAACTAGCCCCAGAATTGGTCCTCACCAGCGGAGTCTGGTACTGGGACGCAGTCTACGAGCAGTGGATCGAAGACTACAAAGCCGGCATCAAAGGTGGCAAGACCTATTGGGCCGACCTGGCCAACAAGGGCCTGGCACTGGCCGATTTCAATGCCGCCGTGCCTGAAGATGTAATCGCCTTGCTCAACGAAATCAAGAACAAGATCATCGCGGGCGAGATCGAGACCGGCGGGCCATAAGTGATCGGACCAATTCTGCTCGGTCTTTGCAATGACGTGTAAGAGTGATGGCGACAGGGCCGATGATGGGTCTGGCTGGTTACCAACTCCCTTCCTCTCCTCATAAGGGAGAGGAAGGGAGTGTTCATGGAGCGGGGCACGGACGGAGGAGAGAATAGTTTGAAGATCCTGAATTTTAAGGTCGAAGAAGGACCAGAGCCTTCGACTCTGAGAAAGGTGCTGGCTCCCATTCTGGCCATACTGATGGCTCTCTTGGCTGCGGCGGTTCTGATCGTCATGGCTGGAGCCAGCCCTTGGGTGGCCTATCTGTCTCTCTTCAGTGGAGCCTTCGGTAGTGTGCAAAGCCTGGCCGAGACCCTGGTCAAGGCCACGCCGCTTCTACTGGTGGCCTTGGGCATGATCGTGGCTTTCCGTGGCCGAGTGTGGAACATCGGTGGGGAAGGACAACTCATCGCCGGGGCCATTGCCGCCACTTGGGCTGGCCTGAACTTTGGTTATCTTCCGAAGGGGATGCTGTTCCTCGTGGTGTTGGCAGTGAGTTTCCTGGCCGGGGCACTTTGGGGGGCGATAGCCGGAGCGCTCAAAGCCCGATTGACAGTGAACGAAGTCATCGTCACCATTATGATGAATTACATTGCGATTTATGGGCTGAACTATTTGGTACGAGGCCCCTTGCGAGATCCCTCCATCGCTGGTGGGTTCCCCATGTCACCCCTCATCGCCAGTTCGGCGAAATGGCCTCGCCTTATCGCTGGCACCCGGCTTCACGTGGGCGTGATCGTCGCTCTTCTCGCGGCTGGCGTAATCTACGTCTTCCTCTTTCGGACGCCGTGGGGCTATCGCATCCGGGCCGTGGGCGCCAATCCAGTCGCAGCCCGTTATGGGGGCATCAATGTGCTAAGCAGTATTGTTCTGGCTATGTTCTTGAGCGGGGGGTTAGCAGGACTCGCCGGGGCAGGGGAAATCTGTGGCCTGCATTATCGTTTGTTGGACGGTATCTCCACTGGCTATGGATACACCGGCATCGTCGTGGCCCTCTTGGGCAAATTAAATCCCTTCGGGGCCATTTTGGCTGCTATCTTCTTCGGGGCTATGGTGGTGGGCATGGAGGCCATGCAACGTGCCATCGGCACACCCTCTGCCCTCGTGCTCGCTATCCAGGGCCTGGTGGTGCTGTTCATGTTGGTAGGCGATGTCTTGGTGCGTTACCGGGTCAGGAGGGCTTGACATGAGCTGGGAAACCGTCTTGAACCAGGCGGTTCTGGTCAGTCTATTGGCTGGCACACTTCGTCTCTCTACCCCTATCGTCTTTGCCGCCATAGGCGAGATCCTCACCGAAAGGGCGGGGATATTGAACCTCGGGGTAGAGGGGATCATGCTCATGGGAGCCTTCGCCGGATTCTGGGGGGCATTCCATACCGGTAACCTGTGGGTTGGCACTCTGCTGGGCATGGCTGTGGGTGCCCTAATGGCCTTTTTGATGGCTTTTTTCAGCGTGACTTTGCGGGTGGACCAGGTGATCAGTGGGATGGGCATTTACTTCTTGGGATTGGGACTCTCCAGTTTTCTCTATCGCATCACCTTTGGCATACGCATCTCACCCCCTACCGTCGAGGGTTTCCAGGACCTTCCCATCCCTCTCCTAAATCGCATTCCTGTTCTCGGGCCCATCCTATTCCAGCACAATGCTCTGGTTTATTTGGCTATCCTCCTCGTCCCGCTGTCGGTGCTGGTGCTGTATCGCACGACCTTCGGCCTCCAAGTAAGGGCAGCGGGGGAAAACCCTCGGGCAGCCGATACCCTAGGGGTCAACGTGAACCTGATCCGGTATCTGTGTGTCGTCCTCGGAGGAGTGTTAGTTGGCTTGGGGGGCGTGGTGCTCTCAGTGGCCCACCTGAGAATGTTCTGGGAGAACATGACTGTAGGCCGTGGATTTATCGCCATCGCCATCGTCTATTTTGGTAAATGGCATCCCTATCGCACTTTCGCCGGGGCACTGCTTTTCGGAGGCGCTTATGCCCTGCAGGTATGGCTCCAGGCTATGAATGCCCCAGTGCCTCACCAGTTGTTGCTTATGTTCCCTTATCTATTGACCGTCGCTGTGCTGGCTGTAGTGGCCCGGGAAGCCAAGGGGCCAACTGCCCTAGGGGTGCCCTTCAGGAGAGGTGAGTACTGATCCTTCTGACATTCGCTGCCTGTATTTCTACCCTGCCGATGACGATCTGCCTGGCGGCAGGCACATAGAAAGGGCTTCCAGAAAAGGAAGCCCTTTCTCGTCCTTCAGACCCACTCGCTTTTTCACTGGCCCTTGGCCAGTTTGGCCTTTTCCTCTTCGACCAGGATGCGACGCAGGATTTTGCCGACCATGGTCTTGGGCAATTCGGTGCGGAACTCTACCAGGGTGGGCACCTTGAATTTCGCCATCTTGCCCTTGCAGTACTCGATAATCTCCTCTGCGGTGGCCGTCTCGCCTTCCTTGAGCAGGATGTAAGCCTTCACGGTTTCGCCGCGGTAGGGATCGGGGATGCCTGCCACAACCGCCTCTTTCACCTTCGGGTGCTCGTATAGCACCTCTTCCACCTCACGTGGGTAGATGTTGAATCCGCCGGCGATGATCATATCTTTCTTGCGGTCCACGATGGAGAAGTAGCCATCGGCATCCATCTTGGCGATATCGCCTGTATATAGCCACCCATTGCGCAACTGGTTGGCTGTCTCCTCGGGCATGTTCCAATAGCCCCTCATCACCTGTGGCCCCTTGACCACCAGTTCGCCGATCTCGCCGGGCGGCATATCCTTCTGGCCGGTCTCCAGGTCCACGATCCGGGCGTCGGTGTCGGGCCAGGGCAGGCCAATGGTGCCGATGCGGTTTTCGCCGTAAATGGGGTTGGCGTGGGTTACGGGCGATGCTTCCGTGAGACCATATCCCTCAACGAGTCGCGCCCCCGTCAGTTCCTGGAACTTCGTCTGGACTTCCACAGGCAACCCGGCAGCCCCGCTGATGCAGGCGCGGATAGAGCGTAGGTTGTATTTCGGCGTCTCGGGATGGTTGTTGAGGGCCACGTACATCGTGGGCACGCCCGGGAAAAGCGTGGGCTTATGTTTATCAATGTTCTTGAGGATATCAGGGATGTCTCGCGGGTTAGGTATGAGCACCAGGGTCGCTGCCTGTTGGATACCGAAGTTCATGCAGGTAGTCATGCCATAACTGTGGAAGAGCGGGAGCGCAACCAGCACGGCCTCTTGGGCCTCAGTCGCGTCGGTGATCCAGTGTTTGCACTGGATGGCGTTTGCCATCAGGTTGCGATGGGTGAGTTCTGCGCCCTTTGGCACGCCTGTGGTCCCACCAGTGTACAGGAGGCACGCAATATCCTCAGGCGATACTTCCACTTTCTTCGGCTTGTCCGGAGCCTTCTGAATCAGGTCTTGGAACCAGTAGGTATCCGCGTCACCACTGATGTCTGCGTAGTGGCCCTCCTTTTTCTCCTTGAAGAGCGTGAAGAGCAGCCGGATGAGCGGTGGGAGATACTCCTTCACACTGGTGACAATCACTCGTTTGAGCCCGGTGTTGGCGCGAATGGATTTCACCGCTTTGTAGAAATTGCTCATCACGATGATGGTCTCCGCGCCGGAGTTATTCACCTGATACTGTACTTCGCGCGGGGCATAGAGGGTGTTGATTGGCACTACAATAGCGCCCGCCTTCAATGCGCCATAATAACTGATCACGTACTGCGGCGTGTTGGCGATGTAAATAGCCACCCGGTCACCTTTTTGGACGCCGAGGTTCTGCAGAGCAGCAGCCAGTTTGTCGGCCAGGGCGTTCAACTGCGCGTAGGTGAGTTTGGCATCGTGGAAAATCGTTGCTACAACGTTGGGGTGTTTTCGGGCGGATTCCTCTAAGTTCACGTGGAGCGGGTATTCCGGATACGTGAGGTTTGGCGGCACGGTGGGCTCATAATGCTTCAGCCAGGGTCTTTCCATTTCTCCTCCTCTCTGCCGTTGGGCATCGGCAATTGGGTCTCTGCCCTTGTGGTCCGGGTGAAGACGGACCTTATTCCAATACGATCTAACATTAGTATAACAGAGATAAC
It includes:
- a CDS encoding ABC transporter permease; protein product: MSWETVLNQAVLVSLLAGTLRLSTPIVFAAIGEILTERAGILNLGVEGIMLMGAFAGFWGAFHTGNLWVGTLLGMAVGALMAFLMAFFSVTLRVDQVISGMGIYFLGLGLSSFLYRITFGIRISPPTVEGFQDLPIPLLNRIPVLGPILFQHNALVYLAILLVPLSVLVLYRTTFGLQVRAAGENPRAADTLGVNVNLIRYLCVVLGGVLVGLGGVVLSVAHLRMFWENMTVGRGFIAIAIVYFGKWHPYRTFAGALLFGGAYALQVWLQAMNAPVPHQLLLMFPYLLTVAVLAVVAREAKGPTALGVPFRRGEY
- a CDS encoding ABC transporter permease — encoded protein: MKILNFKVEEGPEPSTLRKVLAPILAILMALLAAAVLIVMAGASPWVAYLSLFSGAFGSVQSLAETLVKATPLLLVALGMIVAFRGRVWNIGGEGQLIAGAIAATWAGLNFGYLPKGMLFLVVLAVSFLAGALWGAIAGALKARLTVNEVIVTIMMNYIAIYGLNYLVRGPLRDPSIAGGFPMSPLIASSAKWPRLIAGTRLHVGVIVALLAAGVIYVFLFRTPWGYRIRAVGANPVAARYGGINVLSSIVLAMFLSGGLAGLAGAGEICGLHYRLLDGISTGYGYTGIVVALLGKLNPFGAILAAIFFGAMVVGMEAMQRAIGTPSALVLAIQGLVVLFMLVGDVLVRYRVRRA
- a CDS encoding long-chain fatty acid--CoA ligase, with protein sequence MERPWLKHYEPTVPPNLTYPEYPLHVNLEESARKHPNVVATIFHDAKLTYAQLNALADKLAAALQNLGVQKGDRVAIYIANTPQYVISYYGALKAGAIVVPINTLYAPREVQYQVNNSGAETIIVMSNFYKAVKSIRANTGLKRVIVTSVKEYLPPLIRLLFTLFKEKKEGHYADISGDADTYWFQDLIQKAPDKPKKVEVSPEDIACLLYTGGTTGVPKGAELTHRNLMANAIQCKHWITDATEAQEAVLVALPLFHSYGMTTCMNFGIQQAATLVLIPNPRDIPDILKNIDKHKPTLFPGVPTMYVALNNHPETPKYNLRSIRACISGAAGLPVEVQTKFQELTGARLVEGYGLTEASPVTHANPIYGENRIGTIGLPWPDTDARIVDLETGQKDMPPGEIGELVVKGPQVMRGYWNMPEETANQLRNGWLYTGDIAKMDADGYFSIVDRKKDMIIAGGFNIYPREVEEVLYEHPKVKEAVVAGIPDPYRGETVKAYILLKEGETATAEEIIEYCKGKMAKFKVPTLVEFRTELPKTMVGKILRRILVEEEKAKLAKGQ
- a CDS encoding BMP family protein, translated to MLRTSRLWSLLAILVVAASIVAACAPAATPTPVPPPPTAPPTPVPPTPTPPPPTPAPPKVLKVAMIMPGRIDDMAWNQAGYRSFLRLQGKLGPEIQTAWVEGVYDAVDIVPALRYYAEKGYDLIIGHGFQFQEPIKEVAPDYPNVSFLITAGWEAAPNFSFCDVRTDQTGYLEGVLAAKMSKTGKIGYVAGLEVAELARFAKGYELGAKSVNPNIEIHKVYTGHFHDVAGAKETAISLANAGVDVIATMGDGVVLGTIAGCKEKKVFCLGNGADARELAPELVLTSGVWYWDAVYEQWIEDYKAGIKGGKTYWADLANKGLALADFNAAVPEDVIALLNEIKNKIIAGEIETGGP